ACCCCGGTCAAAGGGGGTATCCGTTACAGCCTGGATGTCAACGAGGACGAGGTTATGGCGCTGGCTTCGCTGATGACCTACAAATGCGCGATCGTCTCTGTCCCGTTCGGAGGCGGAAAAGGCGGTATCAAGATAGACCGTCGCCAATATTCGCAATCCGAACTGGAGCGAATCACCCGTCGCTACACCTACGAACTTGTCAAAAAGAATTTCATAGGCCCCGGTATCGATGTCCCGGCTCCGGACTACGGCACCGGCCAGCAGGAGATGGCCTGGATCGGCGACACTTACCGGGCATTAACCGACGAACCGCTCGAATTTTCCGCCTGTGTAACCGGTAAACCGATCACCCAGGGCGGTGTGATGGGACGTGTCGAGGCGACCGGACGGGGTGTCTTCTTTGGAGTGCGTGAAGCCTGCTCCAACGCTCATGATATGAAGAAACTCGGGCTGTCGTTTGGGCTGATCGACAAGACAGTCGTCGTGCAGGGGCTCGGCAATGTCGGCTACCATGCCGCCAAATTCCTGCACGAGGGCGGGTGCAGAATTATCGGATTGGCTGAATATGAAGGCGCTATTTATAACCCGGATGGGTTCGATGTCGATAAAGTCGTGGCCCACCGCAAGGAAACCGGCTCCATTTTGGATTTCCCGGGCGCCCGGAATATAGCCAAGACATCCGACGCGCTCGAATTGGAATGCGATATCCTTGTCCCGGCCGCCCTCGAAAACCAGATCGTCGAGGAAAACGCACCTCGTGTCAAAGCCAAAATCATTGCCGAGGCGGCCAACGGTCCAGTCTCGGTGGCTGCCAGCGAGATTCTCAATCAAAAAGGAGCTATGATCATACCCGACACCTTCCTTAACGCCGGCGGTGTGACTGTATCTTATTTTGAATGGCTTAAAAATCTCTCGCACGTGCGTTTCGGCCGGATGGGCAAGCGTTTCGAGGAAACCACACAGAAACGAATCCTGATGGCGATCGAGGAAGCGACCGGCAAGCGTTTCAGCGATGCCGAGATGCATAACCTGCTCCATGGCGCTGACGAGGAAGATCTGGTCAATTCCGGACTGGAGGACACGATGATCAACTCCTACGCTCGTATCCGCCAGGTAAAAGAAGAATTAGGGGATAAAATCGACCTGCGGACCGCTTCGTTTATAGTGGCTATAAAGAGAATTGCCAAGGCCTATATGGAACTGGGTATTTTCCCGTAAATTTGTTTTAGGCAAAGTGCCGGAAGCTGTGAACATATGCAGATTCCGGCTTTGTTTATTCATAATGGATTGCAGGAAGTCAAACACAACAAGCGCACACAATCCACGAGTGGAACCAATCCCGGACTCCACTGTTTTATTAATGGACCGGGAAAAATCGGTTTCATACCGAACCCGGTTTTGTGTATCTGCTGATAGCAGGAGCTGTTGTGACAATCAAAATCGGAAATCTGACTCTTCTGCTGGCACTGGTTATTTTCGGCTATGCCTGCGAGGCGGAAGGGC
This sequence is a window from Candidatus Zixiibacteriota bacterium. Protein-coding genes within it:
- a CDS encoding Glu/Leu/Phe/Val dehydrogenase, which translates into the protein TPVKGGIRYSLDVNEDEVMALASLMTYKCAIVSVPFGGGKGGIKIDRRQYSQSELERITRRYTYELVKKNFIGPGIDVPAPDYGTGQQEMAWIGDTYRALTDEPLEFSACVTGKPITQGGVMGRVEATGRGVFFGVREACSNAHDMKKLGLSFGLIDKTVVVQGLGNVGYHAAKFLHEGGCRIIGLAEYEGAIYNPDGFDVDKVVAHRKETGSILDFPGARNIAKTSDALELECDILVPAALENQIVEENAPRVKAKIIAEAANGPVSVAASEILNQKGAMIIPDTFLNAGGVTVSYFEWLKNLSHVRFGRMGKRFEETTQKRILMAIEEATGKRFSDAEMHNLLHGADEEDLVNSGLEDTMINSYARIRQVKEELGDKIDLRTASFIVAIKRIAKAYMELGIFP